The following proteins come from a genomic window of Lycium ferocissimum isolate CSIRO_LF1 chromosome 4, AGI_CSIRO_Lferr_CH_V1, whole genome shotgun sequence:
- the LOC132052708 gene encoding protein S40-7-like: MDSGNGAAANNSRYHRKPPYSDRLLRIFSTAQPSTTAGDELSEHDIFDALSDSNIPSTSTSPNANHHRSHPRHFGILAALPESHAPGLLSVSSSSTSSAARLIPTIPKRPPVVDRVKYLQSAPVNVPVKSTARRGRHFDDDDDEVEGGDHEMLVPPHEFVASRQQTPVLACSVFEGVGRKLKGRDLRQVRNTIWNKTGVSIS, encoded by the coding sequence ATGGATTCCGGCAACGGCGCCGCTGCCAATAATTCCCGTTACCACCGTAAACCGCCGTACTCCGATCGTCTCCTCCGTATTTTCTCCACCGCTCAACCCTCTACCACCGCCGGAGATGAGCTGAGCGAACACGACATCTTCGACGCGCTATCCGACTCCAATattccttcaacttcaacaaGCCCTAACGCTAATCATCATCGCTCCCACCCCAGACATTTCGGTATCCTAGCCGCGCTACCAGAGTCTCACGCGCCGGGTTTACTCTCCGTCTCGTCATCCTCCACGTCATCAGCGGCTCGTTTGATTCCTACAATACCTAAACGGCCGCCTGTAGTGGATCGGGTTAAGTATCTCCAGTCCGCACCAGTGAACGTTCCTGTAAAATCAACGGCCCGAAGAGGAAGGCATttcgatgatgatgatgatgaggtggAGGGTGGTGATCATGAGATGTTAGTACCACCGCATGAATTTGTTGCGTCGAGGCAGCAAACACCGGTTTTGGCGTGCTCTGTGTTTGAAGGAGTTGGGAGGAAGTTGAAAGGGAGGGATTTGAGGCAGGTCCGAAATACTATTTGGAACAAGACAG